The Citrifermentans bemidjiense Bem genome window below encodes:
- a CDS encoding HEPN domain-containing protein, which translates to MPDKNYTFQLLTVDSSRTSKIQTEEQMLYSLMSNNDLWNSPKLHKNKIEWGGLSVTVTEVDMKGTSESPQKAFTISSVGHIEPLEKFRLPLTSHIQKQDFSLVYILTDEISEQIACEIYPKLNRIENRLRHYLIKFFVTKLGPDWWRLTADAEMQKKAHQRRNNERVFSQHIDNKAYLIDFFELGKIVYAQTSGYIEKDDIISKLMSLDESVEALKRFKEELQSNYTKYFKETFKDKGFQDKWIRLEEIRHKVAHNNLFVHEDLIKANEYIDSLQSIIDEAEQKIDEVAFSKGEQAAIQESIMESLSQPVTSPTGQFSAITKEILLDELEKQERIEREHGGYVGLSRFVKICLGDQGYDYVSSYNIINELVEAKELELYDKSTADGYPARAIRRMKIAED; encoded by the coding sequence ATGCCAGACAAAAATTATACTTTTCAATTACTGACAGTTGATAGCAGTCGTACAAGCAAAATACAAACAGAAGAACAAATGCTTTATTCATTAATGTCTAACAACGACTTGTGGAATTCGCCAAAACTCCATAAGAATAAAATTGAATGGGGTGGCCTTTCCGTTACTGTCACCGAAGTTGACATGAAAGGCACATCCGAAAGCCCACAAAAAGCCTTCACTATAAGTTCTGTTGGACACATTGAACCGTTAGAAAAATTCAGGTTACCGTTGACTTCACATATTCAAAAACAAGATTTTTCGCTTGTTTACATTTTGACTGATGAAATATCAGAACAGATCGCATGTGAGATATATCCAAAACTAAACAGGATTGAAAATAGGTTGAGACATTATTTAATAAAATTCTTTGTTACAAAACTTGGACCAGATTGGTGGAGACTCACAGCAGATGCTGAAATGCAAAAAAAAGCACATCAACGACGGAACAACGAAAGAGTTTTTTCTCAACATATTGATAACAAGGCGTATCTCATAGATTTTTTTGAACTAGGTAAAATTGTTTATGCCCAAACTTCAGGATATATAGAGAAAGATGACATTATAAGTAAGTTAATGAGTCTTGACGAGAGCGTGGAGGCATTGAAAAGGTTCAAAGAAGAATTACAGAGTAACTATACAAAATATTTTAAAGAAACCTTCAAAGACAAAGGCTTCCAAGATAAATGGATTCGTTTAGAAGAAATTAGACATAAAGTAGCACATAATAACTTGTTTGTGCATGAAGACCTAATAAAAGCCAACGAATATATAGATAGCTTGCAATCTATAATAGATGAAGCTGAACAAAAAATAGACGAAGTCGCATTCAGCAAGGGCGAGCAAGCGGCAATACAAGAATCAATAATGGAAAGCCTCTCTCAGCCTGTTACCTCCCCAACAGGTCAATTTTCAGCAATTACGAAAGAAATACTACTAGACGAACTTGAAAAACAGGAACGAATTGAAAGAGAACATGGCGGTTACGTTGGCTTATCTCGATTCGTCAAAATATGCCTTGGCGACCAAGGTTATGACTACGTATCTTCTTATAATATTATCAACGAATTAGTCGAGGCCAAAGAACTTGAGCTATACGACAAATCAACAGCGGACGGTTATCCTGCGCGAGCAATAAGAAGGATGAAGATTGCAGAGGACTGA
- a CDS encoding antibiotic biosynthesis monooxygenase, which produces MNAVISADPKPIEGATVVITHRLRENKQAEYESWLKEIAPLCKASPGHLDWHIVRPISGLSETYTIIIRFDTEAHLREWMESPTRARLIEKVRPLFVTDDDFFISSGLDFWFTPAGAKAKVPVRWKQYLVTWSAIYPLALGIPLIVTPILQFLGIPNNRLIATLAVTGLVVFLMVYVVMPRYTRLVQRWLFR; this is translated from the coding sequence ATGAACGCCGTCATATCAGCTGATCCAAAACCGATCGAGGGCGCGACGGTAGTTATTACGCACCGGTTGCGTGAAAACAAGCAGGCAGAATACGAAAGCTGGCTCAAGGAAATTGCGCCTCTCTGCAAAGCTTCGCCCGGTCATTTGGACTGGCATATCGTGCGTCCGATATCTGGATTGTCGGAAACTTATACCATCATCATTCGATTCGATACCGAAGCGCACTTGCGGGAGTGGATGGAATCCCCGACCCGCGCCCGTTTGATAGAAAAAGTTCGGCCACTGTTTGTGACCGACGACGACTTTTTTATCAGTAGCGGACTGGATTTCTGGTTTACACCCGCGGGGGCGAAAGCCAAGGTGCCGGTTCGCTGGAAACAGTATCTGGTGACATGGTCAGCCATCTACCCTTTAGCGTTAGGTATTCCTCTGATAGTTACCCCAATTCTGCAATTCCTTGGGATCCCAAATAATCGTTTAATAGCTACGTTAGCAGTGACTGGACTCGTCGTTTTTCTTATGGTGTACGTGGTGATGCCACGCTATACAAGACTAGTTCAGCGTTGGTTATTTCGTTAA
- a CDS encoding porin has protein sequence MHKKLVTSTLAAALIAVSSIAGASEIDTLRKQVDDLSDQVKLLQTNSATPTEASGFRKKLWDNTRFGGYGELDYIVKRENGNGKGSNTFDPHRLVLYVNSDLSDWITLNTELEWEHAGVNEDLASETELSGEVVVEQAFLDFKLQREFNVKAGIMLVPLGATNLYHEPTNFNSTERPELDRYLIPSTWREMGVGIHGALGDRVDYQLMVMNGLDGTEFSAKNGIREGRQNMNKDLNRNKAVTGRLEVRPATNLYTNLSFYTANSAKDGSAYTTVAAFDGRYSIGRLDLGGEYVHVFQNNPALLSDDVGHNMSGYWVEGAWHAMPESWKKGKLANADAVVFVRYSEIDTQDGGAINPAKQNGRFDRNYTTFGVSFKPVTQLAIKADYQIYDDHGTGGSTKLDNDKFQVTLGFVF, from the coding sequence ATGCACAAGAAGTTGGTTACCAGCACATTGGCCGCAGCACTTATCGCCGTATCTTCCATAGCCGGAGCATCGGAAATCGATACGCTCCGCAAGCAGGTCGACGACCTAAGCGACCAGGTCAAGCTGCTGCAGACAAATTCCGCGACCCCGACGGAAGCATCGGGCTTTCGCAAGAAGCTTTGGGACAACACGCGGTTCGGCGGGTACGGCGAGCTCGACTACATCGTGAAGCGTGAAAACGGCAACGGCAAAGGCAGCAACACCTTCGATCCGCATCGCCTCGTGCTCTACGTAAACTCGGACCTCTCCGATTGGATCACCCTGAACACCGAACTCGAGTGGGAGCACGCCGGGGTCAACGAAGATCTGGCCAGCGAGACCGAGTTGTCCGGCGAAGTCGTGGTCGAGCAGGCATTCCTCGATTTCAAACTGCAGCGCGAGTTCAACGTGAAGGCCGGCATCATGCTGGTGCCGCTGGGGGCGACCAACCTGTACCATGAGCCGACCAACTTCAACTCAACCGAACGTCCCGAATTGGATCGCTACCTGATTCCTTCTACCTGGCGCGAAATGGGCGTAGGCATCCACGGCGCGCTCGGCGACAGGGTGGATTACCAGTTGATGGTCATGAACGGCCTGGACGGAACCGAGTTCTCCGCCAAGAACGGCATCCGTGAGGGGAGGCAGAACATGAACAAGGACCTCAACCGGAACAAGGCCGTCACCGGCCGCTTAGAGGTGAGACCTGCCACCAACCTCTACACCAACCTCTCCTTCTACACCGCGAACTCCGCCAAGGACGGGAGCGCCTACACTACGGTTGCCGCCTTCGACGGCAGGTACAGCATCGGGAGGCTTGACCTTGGCGGAGAGTACGTCCACGTCTTCCAGAACAACCCCGCCCTTTTGAGCGACGATGTCGGGCACAACATGTCCGGCTATTGGGTGGAAGGAGCATGGCACGCCATGCCGGAGAGCTGGAAAAAAGGTAAGCTCGCCAATGCCGATGCAGTTGTATTCGTAAGGTATTCCGAGATCGACACCCAGGACGGCGGAGCCATCAACCCGGCGAAACAAAATGGGAGGTTCGACCGGAACTACACCACCTTCGGCGTCTCCTTCAAGCCCGTCACCCAGTTGGCGATCAAAGCCGACTACCAGATCTACGACGATCACGGCACCGGCGGCAGCACCAAGCTCGACAACGACAAGTTCCAGGTAACATTGGGATTTGTCTTCTAA
- a CDS encoding phosphate-starvation-inducible PsiE family protein: protein MWKADVVDLNLTRFYEMSTRVVLSFLILAILLAIVAGVGCAVYDLRLIFQTDFHAAFKTIMVDMLTVLAIIEVLRTALAYFSEGRVKVTYIIDTVIVTVLTEVMAFWYKNIRWEEVAMTISLVISLSLVRVMAVRYSPAAIRKEL, encoded by the coding sequence ATGTGGAAAGCAGACGTTGTTGACCTTAACCTGACCCGCTTTTACGAGATGTCCACCAGAGTAGTCCTCTCCTTCCTGATTCTGGCGATACTGCTGGCCATCGTTGCCGGCGTCGGATGCGCCGTCTACGACCTTCGCCTCATCTTCCAAACCGACTTTCACGCAGCCTTCAAAACCATCATGGTCGACATGCTAACGGTCCTCGCCATCATCGAAGTTTTGAGGACCGCACTGGCCTACTTCAGCGAGGGGCGGGTCAAGGTCACCTACATCATCGACACGGTGATCGTCACCGTACTTACCGAAGTCATGGCATTCTGGTACAAAAACATCCGCTGGGAAGAAGTCGCCATGACCATTTCCCTGGTGATCTCCCTTTCCCTGGTAAGGGTCATGGCCGTCAGGTACTCCCCGGCAGCTATCAGGAAAGAGCTTTGA
- a CDS encoding glycosyltransferase family 61 protein: MKHEHEKAVKEKRRLAQKLSLELLGPIIGKMPKSSIESLEKLSYLPKIQRHILDIIQVADPRVVRHDLKAAFPPFIRTEAAFGKRNLYLLKDAVVSPDSGMVWIGNRILEESVGSLRRIMDWGDMLHEPLLPVSELKSDEPVVVCPPAAGYYHWLLEVLPNLLFALSRFPEVKIVLPENSPAYVMDGLSMILGPEAADRFIFCSTPLKVRNLVMPQYLTAPEFTSPQVIDLLKSQVKPKVVAEETSGVPASGTKLYISRRKSRRRRLLGEEELERKLQEKGFSILHLEGVSFQEQIRIFHQADTVVSTHGAGLSNLVWSEPPCRVIEIFPKNYILDCFAWLSFSQGFDYRYVICSTGHKIDDEAMAAVLRQL; encoded by the coding sequence ATGAAGCACGAGCACGAAAAGGCGGTCAAAGAGAAAAGACGGCTGGCGCAGAAGCTTTCGCTGGAGTTACTTGGCCCAATCATCGGCAAGATGCCGAAGTCGAGCATCGAGTCGCTGGAAAAGCTCTCCTACCTCCCGAAGATCCAACGGCACATCCTCGACATCATCCAGGTCGCCGACCCCCGCGTAGTACGCCACGACCTGAAGGCCGCCTTTCCCCCTTTCATCAGAACAGAGGCGGCATTCGGCAAACGCAACCTCTACCTCTTGAAAGACGCGGTAGTCTCGCCCGATTCCGGTATGGTCTGGATCGGCAACAGGATCCTGGAGGAGAGCGTGGGATCCTTGCGCCGCATCATGGACTGGGGAGACATGCTGCACGAACCGCTGCTTCCGGTTAGCGAGCTCAAGTCGGATGAACCTGTCGTAGTCTGCCCTCCCGCCGCGGGGTACTACCATTGGCTCCTGGAGGTCCTGCCCAACCTTCTCTTCGCCCTCTCCAGGTTTCCCGAGGTCAAGATCGTCCTTCCCGAGAACTCCCCAGCCTACGTCATGGACGGGTTGTCCATGATCCTCGGCCCCGAGGCAGCCGACCGTTTCATCTTCTGCTCCACTCCGCTCAAGGTCCGGAACCTGGTGATGCCGCAGTACCTTACCGCACCCGAATTTACCAGCCCGCAGGTCATCGACCTGCTCAAGTCGCAGGTTAAGCCGAAGGTCGTTGCCGAAGAGACCTCCGGCGTGCCCGCATCCGGAACCAAACTCTACATCTCGCGGCGCAAAAGCAGGAGGCGCCGTCTGCTTGGCGAGGAGGAGCTTGAGAGGAAGCTCCAGGAAAAGGGTTTCAGCATCCTGCACCTGGAGGGTGTTTCTTTCCAGGAGCAGATCCGCATCTTCCACCAGGCCGATACGGTAGTGTCGACCCACGGCGCCGGCCTGAGCAATCTCGTCTGGTCCGAGCCTCCGTGCAGGGTGATCGAGATATTTCCCAAAAACTACATCCTCGACTGTTTCGCCTGGCTCAGCTTCAGCCAAGGCTTCGACTATCGCTACGTCATTTGCAGCACCGGCCACAAGATAGACGACGAAGCCATGGCCGCCGTGCTGCGGCAGCTGTAA
- a CDS encoding MarC family protein gives MIQSAATHMEQLIVFVVQLFVIVDPLAAVPIFLAITVSHTKQERRSIARRGCSIGLLAIVFFLVAGPSLLRYFAINTSAVQISGGLLLFVIALELLYGNPTGTQTSSKEERLAEKKEDVSVTPLAIPLLAGPGAIVTCLVFSSQASDALSVLILIGGAVIVFSAAYLLLHWADELARIFGELGMKVAVRIIGLILAFIAVQYVINGITALWPAVKVPSA, from the coding sequence ATGATACAGAGCGCGGCAACTCACATGGAACAGTTGATAGTATTCGTGGTCCAGCTCTTCGTGATCGTCGATCCTCTCGCGGCCGTCCCGATCTTTCTCGCCATCACCGTCTCCCACACAAAGCAGGAACGCAGGTCCATAGCGCGACGCGGCTGCTCGATAGGCCTTCTGGCCATCGTCTTCTTTCTGGTAGCAGGCCCGTCCCTGCTGAGATACTTCGCCATCAACACTTCAGCGGTGCAGATAAGCGGAGGGTTGCTGCTCTTTGTCATCGCCTTGGAACTTCTTTACGGCAACCCGACCGGCACCCAGACCAGCAGCAAGGAAGAACGCCTGGCCGAGAAGAAAGAGGACGTCTCCGTCACCCCGCTGGCCATTCCCCTGCTCGCCGGCCCCGGTGCCATCGTCACCTGCCTCGTTTTTTCCAGCCAGGCAAGCGACGCCCTTTCCGTGCTGATCCTCATCGGCGGGGCGGTCATAGTTTTTTCAGCGGCCTACCTGCTGCTGCACTGGGCCGACGAGCTGGCCCGCATCTTCGGGGAACTGGGGATGAAAGTAGCGGTAAGGATAATCGGCCTCATCCTCGCCTTCATCGCCGTACAGTACGTCATCAACGGCATCACCGCCCTCTGGCCCGCAGTTAAAGTTCCTTCCGCATAA
- a CDS encoding hybrid sensor histidine kinase/response regulator, whose amino-acid sequence MVQKFVKKGGLALLILAFTCLCTAIFYFSYQKAKQSAISRLNDEQFIHAKQAARGIEEYFVTWTGILTSLSRLDAIVAMDPAGKRQMEFFYDAHKDQIRSFTRMDEKGNILFAVPNREISGRNIAQQKHVQELIATKKPVVSDVFRTIQGYDAIALHVPVFEGSRFRGSIAIIVNFQSLAQRYIEVIRVGKTGYALVVSRDGTELYCPVPGHSGTNILAAAKESPSVLPMVRAMLKGESGTASYDFNTKDGASVKPVKKHAVYLPIHLGNTFWSIVVASSEQEILSSLASYRNRLALVFSGILFGGIIICILVLRALLIVREEDVRQQAEAELRASEQRYRYLFEQNPAPMLIYEKGTLQMLAVNDAFAIGYGYSNEEALALQLIDLYPEEEKPKITEVAAGLSGHTYVGEWHHRRKDGTVFPIFVTSHDMTYSGRTARVAVITDITDRKLMEKALEEEANFNRLLFDHSPDGIVIIDPKTARFINFNASVCRQLGYSREEFAQLRVFDVEAVETQEDTRRRIDGIVRDGRGDFETMQRTREGELRNVQVTAQILTIQDRPVYYCIWRDITEHKKLEEQLRQSQKMESVGRLAGGVAHDFNNMLGVIIGSADLCQHQIPADSPLQKYLDHILKAAKRSSDITRQLLAFSRKEVVSPKAVNLNSLIIDSEKMLCRLIGEDVKLTFKPSTGLWTVLIDPAQFDQILMNLSANSRDAMPNGGTLDIATGNVHLDAGYCRHHSDTVPGDYVKITVADTGTGMDRETKDHIFEPFFTTKGVGVGTGLGLATVYGIVTQNNGFINVYSELDQGSVFNIYLPRLLEDGAAEEEAEAAPPPKGTGTILLVEDEEMLLWTTTKILEEMGYTVQQAESPAKAIEICENGKQIDLVLTDVVMPGMNGREMVDRIRSTRPDIKVLFMSGYTADIVAQRGIVEEGMFYISKPLDAQQLHEKIVQTLAS is encoded by the coding sequence ATGGTCCAAAAGTTCGTCAAAAAGGGAGGGCTGGCCCTCCTCATCCTTGCCTTCACCTGCCTGTGCACGGCCATCTTCTACTTCTCCTACCAAAAGGCAAAACAATCGGCCATCAGCCGGCTGAACGACGAGCAGTTCATACATGCCAAGCAGGCGGCCAGGGGGATCGAAGAGTACTTCGTCACCTGGACCGGCATCCTCACCTCCCTTTCCAGGCTCGACGCCATCGTCGCGATGGATCCCGCCGGCAAGCGCCAGATGGAGTTCTTCTACGACGCCCACAAGGACCAGATAAGATCTTTCACCCGCATGGACGAGAAGGGGAACATCCTCTTCGCCGTTCCGAATCGGGAGATCTCGGGAAGGAACATCGCGCAGCAAAAGCACGTACAGGAACTGATCGCAACGAAAAAGCCTGTGGTGAGCGACGTCTTCCGTACCATCCAGGGGTATGACGCCATCGCCCTGCACGTACCGGTCTTCGAAGGAAGCCGGTTCCGGGGGAGCATCGCCATCATCGTCAACTTCCAGAGCCTCGCCCAGCGCTACATCGAGGTGATCCGGGTCGGCAAGACCGGCTATGCCTTGGTGGTAAGCCGCGACGGCACCGAACTCTACTGCCCCGTTCCCGGCCACAGCGGCACGAACATTCTTGCCGCCGCCAAGGAGTCGCCGTCGGTGCTCCCCATGGTGAGGGCGATGCTCAAAGGGGAATCGGGGACGGCGAGCTACGACTTCAACACGAAGGACGGCGCCTCCGTCAAACCTGTGAAGAAACATGCCGTCTACCTTCCCATCCACCTCGGCAACACCTTTTGGTCGATCGTCGTCGCGTCGTCGGAGCAGGAGATTCTCTCCTCCCTTGCCTCCTACCGCAACAGGCTGGCTCTGGTTTTCAGCGGCATCCTGTTCGGAGGGATCATCATCTGCATCCTGGTGCTCCGTGCCCTGCTGATAGTTAGGGAGGAAGACGTTCGCCAGCAAGCCGAGGCTGAGTTGCGTGCCAGCGAGCAGAGGTACCGCTACCTCTTCGAACAAAATCCCGCCCCGATGCTCATCTACGAAAAGGGAACCCTACAGATGCTGGCGGTCAACGACGCCTTCGCCATCGGCTACGGCTACAGCAACGAAGAGGCGCTGGCGCTGCAGCTCATCGACCTTTATCCCGAGGAGGAGAAACCTAAGATCACCGAGGTTGCCGCCGGGCTCAGCGGCCACACCTATGTCGGGGAATGGCATCATCGCCGCAAGGACGGCACCGTCTTCCCCATCTTCGTCACCTCCCATGACATGACCTACAGCGGCAGGACGGCTCGCGTTGCGGTCATCACGGACATCACGGATCGTAAGCTGATGGAAAAGGCACTCGAGGAGGAAGCAAACTTCAACCGCCTCCTTTTCGATCATTCGCCCGACGGCATTGTCATCATAGATCCGAAGACAGCCCGCTTCATCAACTTCAACGCCTCAGTCTGCCGTCAGCTCGGGTACTCCCGCGAGGAGTTCGCACAACTAAGGGTCTTCGATGTGGAGGCAGTGGAGACACAGGAAGACACCCGCCGCCGCATCGATGGGATCGTGCGGGACGGACGGGGCGACTTCGAGACCATGCAAAGGACCCGCGAGGGAGAGCTGCGCAACGTCCAGGTGACCGCGCAGATCCTTACCATCCAGGACCGGCCGGTCTACTACTGCATCTGGCGCGACATAACCGAGCACAAGAAGCTTGAGGAGCAGCTAAGGCAATCGCAGAAGATGGAATCGGTGGGACGGCTGGCCGGCGGCGTCGCTCACGACTTCAACAACATGCTCGGCGTCATCATCGGCTCCGCCGACCTCTGCCAGCACCAGATACCGGCGGATAGCCCGCTGCAGAAGTATCTCGATCACATCCTGAAAGCGGCGAAACGGTCGAGCGACATTACGCGCCAGTTGCTGGCTTTCTCCCGCAAAGAAGTGGTTTCTCCCAAGGCGGTGAACCTGAACAGCCTCATCATCGACTCCGAGAAGATGCTCTGCCGTTTGATCGGCGAGGACGTCAAGCTCACCTTCAAACCCTCCACCGGCCTTTGGACCGTTCTGATCGACCCGGCCCAGTTCGACCAGATACTCATGAACCTCTCCGCCAACTCCCGCGACGCCATGCCCAACGGCGGCACCCTCGACATAGCGACCGGCAACGTTCACCTCGATGCCGGCTACTGCCGCCATCATTCGGACACCGTTCCCGGCGACTACGTCAAGATCACCGTCGCCGACACCGGGACGGGGATGGATCGCGAAACCAAGGACCACATCTTCGAGCCCTTCTTCACCACCAAGGGGGTCGGAGTAGGAACCGGCCTCGGTCTCGCCACGGTCTACGGCATCGTCACCCAGAACAACGGGTTCATCAACGTCTACAGCGAGCTTGACCAAGGTTCGGTCTTCAACATCTACCTGCCACGCCTTTTGGAAGATGGAGCGGCAGAGGAGGAGGCCGAGGCAGCGCCCCCCCCGAAAGGAACAGGAACCATCCTCCTGGTCGAGGACGAGGAGATGCTGCTCTGGACCACGACGAAAATCCTTGAGGAGATGGGCTATACCGTGCAGCAGGCCGAATCCCCGGCAAAGGCGATAGAGATCTGCGAAAACGGCAAACAGATTGATCTGGTGCTGACCGACGTGGTGATGCCCGGCATGAACGGCCGGGAGATGGTGGACAGGATAAGGAGCACCAGGCCAGACATAAAGGTGCTGTTCATGTCCGGCTACACGGCGGATATCGTGGCACAGCGGGGAATCGTGGAAGAGGGGATGTTTTATATCTCCAAGCCGCTGGACGCGCAACAGTTACACGAGAAGATAGTCCAGACACTGGCATCGTAG
- a CDS encoding ABC transporter ATP-binding protein, translating to MEATDNKVPLLKLSNIRKSYKKSDSGEHLVLDGVNLTIADGEIVALLGRSGSGKSTLLRIISGLAQPGSGEALYCGKPITGPTQGLAMVFQSFALFPWLTVLENVELGLDAMGVPQAERRRRALEAIDLIGLDGFESAYPKELSGGMRQRVGFARALVVEPTLLLMDEPFSALDVLTAETLRTDLIELWLERRIPTKGILLVSHNIEEAVLLADRIIILGSNPGRVVSEIKIPLAHPRDRDAPLFRQLVDTVYGQMTQRSRAAGKVEAVPISYLLPEAHVNQLSGLLEALAAEPYNGKADLPELADQMGFGVDQLFPLLEALDILNLARIEGGDADLTASGRSYVDADILRRKEIFAEHLVRHVALAAHIRRVLDDRPGNRAKEDRFLRELEDFFSEETAETVLQVAIEWGRYAELFAYDEGSGILSLENPASGEQG from the coding sequence ATGGAAGCGACAGACAATAAAGTTCCGCTGCTCAAGCTGAGCAACATAAGAAAGTCGTACAAGAAGTCCGACTCGGGCGAGCACCTGGTGCTGGACGGGGTAAACCTCACCATCGCAGATGGGGAGATCGTCGCGCTTTTAGGGCGCTCCGGCTCCGGCAAGTCGACGCTCTTGCGGATCATCTCAGGCCTCGCGCAGCCCGGCAGCGGAGAGGCCCTTTACTGCGGCAAACCTATCACCGGCCCCACGCAGGGGCTCGCCATGGTGTTCCAGAGCTTCGCCCTTTTCCCTTGGCTCACCGTGCTGGAAAACGTGGAGCTTGGGCTCGACGCCATGGGGGTGCCGCAGGCCGAACGCAGAAGGCGCGCACTGGAGGCGATCGACCTGATCGGCCTGGACGGCTTCGAATCCGCCTACCCGAAGGAACTCTCCGGCGGAATGCGGCAGCGGGTAGGTTTCGCCCGGGCGCTGGTCGTCGAGCCGACGCTTCTTTTGATGGATGAGCCTTTCTCTGCGCTCGACGTCCTCACCGCGGAGACGCTTCGCACCGACCTGATCGAGCTCTGGCTGGAGCGGCGCATCCCGACGAAAGGGATACTGCTGGTATCCCACAACATCGAGGAGGCGGTCCTTCTGGCGGACCGGATCATCATCCTCGGGAGCAACCCCGGCCGCGTCGTCTCCGAGATCAAGATTCCGCTCGCCCATCCCCGCGACCGCGACGCCCCTCTTTTCAGGCAATTGGTCGACACGGTGTACGGCCAGATGACCCAGCGCTCCCGCGCCGCCGGCAAGGTGGAGGCGGTCCCCATCTCTTACCTCCTACCAGAGGCGCACGTGAACCAGCTCTCCGGCCTTTTGGAGGCGCTGGCCGCCGAACCGTACAACGGCAAGGCCGACCTCCCCGAACTCGCCGACCAGATGGGTTTCGGTGTGGACCAGCTCTTCCCGCTTCTGGAGGCGCTCGACATACTCAACCTGGCCCGCATCGAAGGCGGTGACGCCGACCTCACCGCCTCCGGCAGGAGTTACGTCGACGCCGACATCCTGCGCCGCAAGGAGATCTTCGCCGAGCATCTGGTGCGGCACGTAGCACTTGCCGCCCACATCCGGCGCGTGCTCGACGACCGGCCGGGAAACCGCGCCAAGGAAGACCGATTCCTGCGCGAACTGGAAGACTTCTTCAGCGAAGAGACCGCGGAGACGGTGCTGCAGGTAGCCATCGAGTGGGGGCGCTACGCCGAGCTCTTCGCCTACGACGAGGGCTCGGGCATCCTCAGCCTGGAGAACCCCGCCAGCGGCGAGCAGGGGTAA